The nucleotide window GAGGTTGGGAAGTTTAACAGAGGGAGCTCAGGGAAAGGTAAGAGGTAACAAGGTAGGTAAGAGCAGGGTTGGTAAGAAGATTGTAAGATTTTTGTCAGTCGCAGAGACTGCGCTGATGGTCCTAATTGGGGTAACGTGGACAACCAATGGCCCCAGCTACAATTACATCTAGCAGGAACACTATTAACAATGGGGTACTTATAACTTATGTCCTAGGAGGGATGATGGGCTAAGAAGTCCCCTTgaaccaaaaaatattaaaaagacatatgttAACAATAATTATAAGCATGTACAAAAAGCCTACTTCAAGAAAAAAGGGGGAGACATAGCACTGAAATTTAGAAAACCAGGTTATTAGACCCATTCACGTATCAATACAGAAACCATAAATGAGGTTAAAATCAAACTAGCAATAAAGTTTAAACTGTTGCAAAGGTAGCAGGCAGTGACAGTTAGTAATATCTCATCCATCTCGATGTAGTCAGCAACGAACGTTCAGTGTGTTAATATAGGTAGCCGGTGCGGGAGCAGTGTGTCCGTGCTGCCTATCTGTGCATCAGCTTAGCCACGCCCCccacatttttgaaaattttatttaacaaacattCACCCAAAATTCAATTTGATTAAAGCAGATTaaattgtaatactttttttgggGTCAGTTACATTTTTAAGGCAGTGAGGATAGGTTTAAATTGCCCTTACAGTAGAATTGTATGGCTAGGATCTGTAGGCAGGGATAAAGAACCATGTAAATATTGCCAGAAAAGGTAAAACAGCCAAAAAATATGGTAGAAATAGGACCTACTACCAAAGGCATGCCTTTCACAAAAATATATGACTACATATGGCAAATTTATTTTGTAGAATTCTtactttaaaataccattttggTAGAATCATGTAGTAAAATTATCCTTTTATTCACACAATTATACTTGAATTATATTTAAAGATCTAGCAGTTTACAAAGTATCTACACAGTACAATTACTTTTCAAGAATACAGGTGCTGTTTGGCCTTGTGACAAGGACTTGTCACAAAACAATGGTAGATTTACACAGCATgttgctgagaaaagggaaaaaatactctcaggcatatttttaataaatcaaaaacaaaatagatttttttttcccaaattcgCATGCCTACTTTTAAGTTTCTAAATGTGCAATATGGTATTTCCCACATAACAAAGTGTAACTGAACACTTGTGAGGGGCTGGATTTGTTGGAAACTGCTGAGACCCTATTCTTGCTTACAAAGCCTCATGAGTGCTTTGGACTATAACGCCCCTTTTTCCTACTGTCTTCTTATGCTGAAAACAATCTACTTTTGTCCCACTTAGCTTATTTTGTCATGCTAtgttacttgcagcagcaaagagaataaagaaatagcagcagcccatgctttcctttagccgtgctgcctgatttattttattggcatccctagcacacactctgaggctgtgaacagctgaaggagattttagagCTTAATTAGTTGCTGACTCTTGTGCTGCCATTGACTGCTGGGACTTTGTGGCTTCTCTGCTCTCTCAGTGCTTTTTGTAACGTTAaactaggctgacttgctgctggtgtgtattcatCTATTTTACTGTTGTTGAACTTGCAtgtttctgatcctgtgagtTTGTGCTTCTTGGACTGACCTTTTGGTGTGGCCCTGTTTGTGTCTGTCCCTTGTGTCTGTCCCTTGCATGGATTACCTATGTATGATCTCTCTGTATTCTAAAATCTTGATACTGCTttacctgtgggctcctggtcctctgcctgCCCTTTTCCAGGCACCATCCGCTGCGCACTaattcctgggggcaaccgtgtgctgggaaaagCAAACAATCTTGAGGCTAAACGGGGGCTTACTGTAGGTGAAGAGTAGGGCATTAGATTGGGTAACTGGTATCTGGTGAGTACttttgctggaccagggccttacaaatatctaaaaaaggTATCACATACATGTCTCATTTTCCACATTCATTGATGGCTAATGTGTTATAAAACTTTACTGCAGAAAATTTAACTTGTTCCCACCATGTGCTCTGGTGGGATACCAAGCAATCTATTTTTCTCACTTCCATaatcatattatataaaaaaagtaattggcTTTAATTACTGGATCCTACACAATGGGAACACATTCATGTTTCATGAATATTCTCCCTAATATACCAACATTCTTTTCATAGGATGCTGGAATTTTGACAAGAATTAATTCCTTGCCAATCAACAAATAAGGAAGATGACAAAAACTGCCTTAAGCTTCATTGGAGATGTATATAAAGGGGGTAAATATCGCTTTATTTTTCAGAGCAATTCAATTCTGTTAAGCATAATAGCTTTACACACATCTTGATTCATCATGAAGATCGCAGTTATCTTTCTTCTTGTGAGCATCGTCAGCTTTATTGGTGAGAGTGTCTTAAAATGTCTTCTTTAAAATTGCAATTCTTAATGTAGATATAAACCTTAACTTAATGTCTGTTTGTTTGCTAAGCTTTATGTATTATTGaatagcatttttcttttttaaaagaatatttttatttttttctatcttttattgAACTGCTGAGTTGCTATAACCTCTTTCTACCAGCTCCTGTCTTGCATGCACTTAGGCATCTGGCACAAGTGAATTACATGGTAGGGTTTCCTGAAAGTAAAAACAGTAGAAAATGTCTATGCAATGTATAAGGCTCCATTTGCTTGTGGCAAGGTGATAACACAGGAAGACAACAGGGAGACAGATCATTTTTGTCCCTATAGAACAAAATGCCTTCTAAAGAACCTTTATAACAAAATCACTGGGTAttattccaataaaaaattaagattttaaaaattgaaaaaagcattattattttaaaccttttatacattttaatgttcaaACTAATACCAGAAAAAACAgtattatggttttatttaaacatttagggAAACCTCTTTGAAATGTGGAGAACCAAACGTTTAGGGGCAAATCCTAGTGAAGTCAATAGGAAATGAATCTTGCTGTTGAATTCTGGCCCTAGATAGAACTAAGAAGCAAACTACTATAAAATTGGGTATTCAGAAACTGCCATATAGGGTATGTACCAATAAAACCAAAATGGAGCCTAGGTGGCCATAACAAGTGGGTTCTGTAGGTGTGCGCCCCCCTTCTTGTATCAAACATGATCAACATGTTATGGTACTCCGGGAAAGTTTAATGCATATTTGTTGGTGTTAAatagccatttaaaataaatactagtTTTCATTCCTTTACTAAGGTGTAGGCTGAAAATATTTCAGCAATGGCTAACTTCAGATGTTAATTTTTTCCCTatttccctccctctctcccaCATAACTCTATGGTAAGGGTACTAAGCTTTCTTTGCGAGTGAAGTACACTTGAAACGTATACTGGTTGGATTTGTAATTGCCTTGTTTCTATATGATTCTTGAAGTTACCCTTTTAAACTCCCTTTTGAACTGTGCAAAGTAAACACTGAATTTCTACTACTTTCAAGattgaaaataaaatctgttttttgttataaatatttggctaggtaaagaagttaaaaaaaactgcttcctTTCTATTTATTCATTCTCCAGTATAATTCATGTTCcataatgtattttatagatCCAAGCAGTGGAATTCTTCCTAAACTGAACACTTTGGATGTAAGTTTTACCACTAAAAATTCACAACATTATTCCTCCTAAAATGAAGAAGTGTTATTAACTGGATGATTACTAATGGGTGTTTATATGTATCATATATGAAATACTCAGTATCTTTGTACTTAGCCCCAGAAAACAGCAAAGGTATTGGGAAAATACTAACTTACTAAAAGATTATATTTGCATCACTGTAAGAATATATACTGCCCCTCCGCCTTTTAGAATAGGTGAAGGACTGTGCATGAttggctttatatacactttacagTAGTTtcatattgaatttattaaacacatttacattacatttaaagtgaaacatgATTTATGTGAAACATTGTTCATAGCAGTGTCTGGTACCAAAAAGGTAGGTGAGTACAGCATGCATCACTCTCCAGCAGTGCCATACTGtaaaactataactgtcatactaagCTAACCTGTCTGCTTTTCCTTGAATTTATATGAAATGAATAGGTGGCAACACTTGTGGCTAACTTTGCCTAAATGTCATccctatggcatcattacaacataaaaaactatacctatacatataaaaattcaCGCCATACCCTGTTACTCATACCTGCCGACATTGAACCACAATTTCTCTAAAACAGGGGGTtataggtaaacaaaaaaaaactttaccaatcaaaatgtgctgccctgttacacataccTTTCTTTAAACCCAAATAACTAGTCTACACATAGCTGGAACTCCAATTAGTCAAGAACAGGAgaatgtagggacctgaagatgtattAGTAAGAACATATGCGCATTGGCAATCTGTGGCATGATCAGCATTTCAcaggaagtatccattgcagaacAGGACAGGACATGTTGTATGCTTGCATGGTGATCTTCTATGCTGGTGGGTGGGGGTGGTGGACACAAACTCCTGGCCTAGAggagagaaaaaagtataaatatggcTCTGCAAATAGtcttttgtatttgtaaagttaGTAACAATATTTCATTTCCTGTGCACATATAAGTTGCTTACTTTAATATTTAACCAGCATTTAGTGTAGATTCCATTTCTGTTGTAAAAATTAACCATTATCCTACCATAGGTGTTTAGGAAATTTCTTACTCATGGCTTAGAACTGACTGGGCAGcccataaattatttatatttattaattgtaaGGATTATAAATTATACTTTTGTCAACTCAATGGAGATAAATGAACATTCAAATGTGTTGTATCTAAGGATAGAATCAAATACATACTTCTTGCTTCTGGAAATATAATATAGAGGATGTAGGAGGGCAGTTATATTTGAcgtttattttattcaatttttttttttttatctctgtgctATATATGACATTTATAAGCTCATATTCTACTCAGTTGTACTGTTTCAGATATTGCAACTACAGAGAATATTGAAACCCAGGAACAAAGACATACTATATTTAAGTCTTGGATGTCCTTAGATGGGGTAGCTCTATTAGATTTATAGGCACTCTAATAGTTGTAGTGAATatctatagtaatatatattgtattataatggaTATATATTATGGGTTGAAGATGAATTCATACTGATTACAAATTTAAACTAATCTTACACTTTATGAATATTGCAATTACTAGGGAAAAAATATTGGACTGTTGTCTAGGCTTTGGTCtaaaaacaactttcaaaatgagatatgtatattgttttggaAAATACAAGATGCAATACTTAACATGCTTTGTTTAACATGTTACTGCAAGACCCAAATGTGCATAATAAACATATCACTGAATAATATGGGTGGCCATAATAAACTGTGGTCATACCTCTgcacatttgaaaataatatacGAATAGAACTGTATGAGAGTTCTGTAATTAAACAAAACCTGACCGCTTCAAGTTATATTTGGTAAAGAGGCATTGCACCTGGAATACACCATGACCCCTTTTTAATGAATGGAGCAGAGTGGGGAAACTGGGTATATACATTGTATAACAGGGTGTATATAACAAAATCCACTCTCCTTTATGAAAGTGTGTCtaggtgttttttgtttctttcccttattgtgttatttattacattttaatttttttttcagaaaggtaAGGCTGATCACTATATCCGTAACATGCAGGCAATCGGGGAAAAACTTGTGATTTTAAAGGTAAATACTAATATTGTAATTATGGtacaaaaatagtttgttttatcattatctttattttattgatttatccTAATACAGCACACAGCATTGCTTAATGTGAGACTCCAATACACAATTTTTACTGGTAATCATGCAACACAACATCACAAACAATGTCTAAATAGGATCTCCCTGTTGGCTTCTCCAGTCATCCTTCTGTAAATTTTTGTGGCTTCACACTTGTCTCCTAAGGCAATAGGAATGTAAAAACAGCTTAAACCAGGATAAAGCTGACTGACATCCACTATCAAGATGATACATGTAGCTGTACTAATATCATACTAATATATCTATATAGTGCACCCTTGCATATGTTTACAAATATATCTTTGACCTGTTAATTTTTGCAGAATTGccctgaagaagaaagaaaagcaagAGAGAAATGCCTAGTGGAAGATTTGATACATCATTTGGTAAtttgaattactttttattttgtatttccgAACAAACTACTGGTGGTTCCACATACATATGAAATGCTGTATTTCTAATGTATGTAGTTGCTGATTCAATTTGTTGGTTGCTGTCCCCTGACAACTCAGTTCTTtcaaaatattatagaaaattaaAAGCCTGATGATGGATTATAGCTTCCCAGATGACTTTACAAAGTGCAGTATCTGTACATGAAGATTTGACACTTTTGTTATTGTCTTTTGAAAACAGGTGCAGACCTATATCCCATCCCATATaaaacaatgggcctaatttatttaaagctctcaagggtggatacactttcatcagtgaagctgggtgatccagaaaatctggaatagatctgttatttgctaacaaatagcaaatgattttgaagaaatccattccagattttctggatcacccagcttcactgatgaaagtgtatcatctccagtcttgagaGAGGTTTAATTATTAAGGCCAAAAATGGCAATTCAACCACAAAGAAAAGATGTTCTTTAAAACATCGCAAATCTTCATTTTTCAAGTTCAGGtccactataaatatatttttaaaagttttaatggtaattttgtatagttcatcctaaaaacatgcatagtttatattttgtttttcagaaaatgtcagcCATCGATCTTGGTTGTTCATTGGGGGAGCTCTTTGAAATACTGGTATGATATCtttgtgtcagttttttttattttcagtatatttatgtattttcgtTCTTTAAAAGTATTCTTgtcactattttatttatatactcttgtcactttattttatttacataccaGCTTTCACTGCCTTATTTGTAAATTAGTGTTAAGAAAtgtgccattttattttaatctccAGCCAACTAGGATATTTCAGGGGTGTTATATGTGGAGAATAATCatgtgcttacatttttttagggACTGCCACTTGGATTGCTAGAATTGATAGAGGTGAGGCTGTATTTATCTCAATAACAAATTCATTTAATTTCAATGTGGACctcaaaatgtaatgtattttttccctgaagaaaaaatgaaaaatatgtggaCCCTTattaaaatgctagttgtctagtATATTGATTCAACAGCTTCTATACTTATCTAGAACTAGGAACACcattaaaccaaaaaaagcaaggaactagtatttttagaagggTGCCAACATTTTCATCCTACAAATATATCTTATAGCACAGGATTGTTTTTCATAACAAAACTGAAAGCATAACAAATCTAGAATGCACAGACCCTAGTGCAAATAAACTatttaattcaatataaaaattgcataaaaaagcaaTGTACTCTCACTGAAAAAGTAGGGAACTGATTCTAGAACCCAGCATAAAGAAGTCTTCTGTCATCCAACTCCACCACTGGCCATAGCAATGGTGTGCagcagcccccctcccccccccaaagCAGATCACTAAGTTTTTGTGCTAGTGTGTTACGTTTATGCTATTACTatcctaaacaaaaatgttttattttgactaTAGTCTGTGTAGTCTTTTTTTTCAGTGTGGAATTCTCTGTCCTACATGAAGCTGCAAATGTGTACAATGAAATAACTGAAGAAAGTTTTAGAtggtgtaatttaaaataatatgctATTTCCCTTATTACTTTTacaaacaatatttctttatatattacatatgtttttGGAAACTTCCTTTTTAATGTTGTGCACTTAATTGGGTATTTATTATGATAACCTTAgtgatattttttaaactaagccCTTATCAATGTAACTGCTTGTACTGTGCATTAATCCTTAAAGAGTCTTAAAAATCACAGCAGAGATTCTTATGTGCAGCATCCAACATCATGTACAGCATATGTAAAAGCTACAGAAACATACCAGAAACTACACTTATACAGGCATGTATGAAGACAGGAGACATGCTGAAAGAGATTGTCAGAGAAAGGGAACTGATACAGATCACTGATATTACAGTTTCTATATAAGGTAGAACAATCAAAAagcttcctaaaatatttatcttaaatAACTGCTACCACAATTGATAAGTATCTCTGAAAGATCCATAAGAAAAGGTTACCACATTCACATTTCTTCTAGGCTCTCCAGTTtcccccacaaaaaaataaattgacagcacaaaaaaaagatagggtaaaaaaatgaacttaGCTAGTGGAactaagttttaaaaatatttttcagaaggCTGGCAGGCAACTTTGATCCCCATAAAAAGCAAAGGGGAAACCTATTTAAGATAAATCTCTCCACAACGTCTATAAATACAGAGATGAATATGGGCTCGTTTTCTGTACCATTAATGGCTGTTTAGAATATGTcaatgattgtattgtgcataGATTGGACATTTTCAATTTCAAGttagatataatttattttgatgcataatggtgatatttttattttactttagttgaacaatattacagaaatattGAAACTAATAGGTTTGGACAAACTATTGTACAGTGTTACTCAGCTAGTGGTAAGTTAACTCTACAATATTTCttgaataactttaaaataataattatttatgattaaagttttttaaaattttgggattgggtttttctatttttacGCATTGCTAAACATAAAACTATGCATTATTTTATCCAACTGTAgatgaaaatacttttaatttaaaagacTGATTGTCTTTGGGAAAGGCTTTCAAATATCAATGAATGTTTTTGACTTTCTACATCTTTCTAAAGCCTACCTAAAGAGGCTAATTTTAAACTGCAAACATGTCAGAAAGAAGTCTAAATGTTTTTGCTCAGGTAATTCTCATACATAATTCCTTTTGAGATGTGTAAACCTGTCTCAGACAATATCAAAGTAgaagaaagactttttttttggcagtgacCCTGTCAGAGTGACCCTGTACAGAGCACcaataatgtgtaaataataatCTGCAGTACACAGTTATGTTAGGAATATAAACAATGACCTGATAATCTGTGGTGTCCAGAAAATTTACAATCTATTTAATGAGAAAATTATTAATTACCTAGTATACTAAATATATCAGGGAAAAAGTGATGAGAATTTAggacataaaaaaacttttttatcatttaaaagaaaataattttaaactgttGGACCCCCTGCAAAGGTCCCCACCACATTGATTCTTTAAGGATTTATTATCCAACAAATATATTACCTGTCCCTCTGCATTAAAAACCCTGCCTGCTCGCTATTTTGTGATGTGGAACTTTAGTCCTGCTTTTAGACAGATACTATGAGTGTTTAGTTATCTGATATAAGTTAAACAACATCCTCAAAACTTTAAATGATGCATTATATGAACACCTTAAGGGCAAGTGTTGATGGGTTTTTATTTGGTTAAGAAATTAATCTTCTCTCAAACAGATCCTATAAATCCCTCAGGACCTGTATAGGACCccaaaaaagaacaatgtaaagaaaaaatggaaaacacattAGGTGAACAGTGCTTTAGGAGAACTGACCCCAGGATTCTTGTTGCTGCAAATACATTATGTTCAGATATTCAGCTCTCTCATAACATATACCAGAAAGTCAGCAGGCAATAAACCTGCCAGTCTCAGACAACTCATCATTACTGTAGCTGtcgaaattatttttttttttaaaccatttttttcttgttacaaattataaaatgtttttgtttaccaATAAAGCTTTGTTATTTATGTCTTCAGGAAGCATTTCTGGCACCTCTTAATATTATTCTGAAGGAGCAGATTCTATTCTTAAGTAAaactttggtaaatatttttttcacttgttatGTAGCATGCAATCAACATTTTTTCTCTTAGATAAGCTTAACGAAATAGAATCTTTATAAAACCTGAAGGAGCATTCTAGGCATTTTTCATGATGCATTCTGTTATCATTAATTAAAAATCCAAGTTGTACGTTTTGAAAACAAACGCAACACAGTGCAACCAGCTAGACTCCTCCTACATATATAAGGGTCTTGGAAACCACTGTGCTCTGTAATATTACTTCATAGCACTGTATTTGAAGGAGAGGCTGATCTCATTACTTTGATAGTCATGTGATCAGCCTCTCcttccacgactggagaagatagactatcatgggaggtatgggtgatccagcaaacctgaaacagatttactagaaatcatttgctattgctAATCTGGGTATAGTGGATTACAGGGAATGCAGATAGCAGTGATTGGAAGATATTTTAGCACAATGCAAACAAAACGTGTTCTAAAATTACAGCTCAACTAACAGCAGAAAGCATTGCAATGAAATTAGTGGGTCATTGTTCTTCCACCAGTAATTATGTTCAGAGTAATATATGCAGAGTAATCTAGTACAACATAGCCCtaaaacagcagaaaataaagATTGGCATAATAACATTAAAGATTGTGTTTCCTTCTGACACAAACCCTGCCGGCAGTTCTAACATAGGCATACCTCCCAGCATTTAGGCAAAAAGGGACAAAGAAAAAGGCAGTTGTGCACTTTTTGTGCCCTGTCAAAAAGTAGGCACAATTCAGTAGGCTGGGCCAAGtttatttattaacctccctagcggtaatcctgagtgtggctcagggtgaattttttataccaaaagcggtaacccagagccacaatTCCCTggggaattgccagggagttttaaaacttacctggtaagcggtgcccagCTTCtccttcccctggcaatgccggaCGGGCATCTGTGTAATTTGGTGATGCTCGGCCAGCATCTtcatccccggcgtgtgaatgttggggacgcaaggccaggggaagcagatgtcagccgggcatctgctcgcgagcatatggctggagggcgggaccatgCAGCTGGTAGGGGGGACCAGGCGGGaagttaaaatactaaaataagtatttttaaatgtaccacgtTTACTTTTAAAAGTGCTTAGTATTTATGCTGTCAggtaagttaaaataaaaaaaataacaaatacaatatagGTTAGAACATTTGTTAAAGCTAGGTTCCTTATATGTTGGTCAGGATGAGGTAATCAGTAGGAACATGG belongs to Pyxicephalus adspersus chromosome 2, UCB_Pads_2.0, whole genome shotgun sequence and includes:
- the LOC140322060 gene encoding uncharacterized protein, with protein sequence MKIAVIFLLVSIVSFIDPSSGILPKLNTLDKGKADHYIRNMQAIGEKLVILKNCPEEERKAREKCLVEDLIHHLKMSAIDLGCSLGELFEILGLPLGLLELIELNNITEILKLIGLDKLLYSVTQLVEAFLAPLNIILKEQILFLSKTLDTTLDLGLFKFLLHDTLNEITSSISGTILGSVFGNLNVPLKIVGSLLGNLS